The Vanrija pseudolonga chromosome 1, complete sequence genomic sequence GCCAGCGGGCCGACTTGTCTGCCGTCGCAATCCATCTCTTCACCGACCTGCTTCGCGACGAGACACCGAATGCCGACCTGGCTGGGTCGTGCCTGCCGTCTCTCAAGCTCGTTCTGGACCAGACCTTTGCCGGTCAGGTGCCGGCCatcacggcgacgagcgaccgCGTCGTTCATGGCTTGCTGAGCGCGTGCCTGAAGAACATTGACGACGTGAGGACGCGAGTCAACCCCGCGGCGAGCATCAAGATCAAGAacaacctcctcgcgctcacccTCATCCTCACGACGCTGCCGCCATCAGTGCGCGTTAGCAAGGTTGTgatcgagcaggcggcgatTGATCTAGGACGATACATGGGGTCAGCGGCTGAGCCTCCTGAGCTGGGCCTGACGGCCATTCACTGCGCGTCAAGCATCTTGCTCGCGTCGTTGCGACCGTTGCCATCGAATCCGCCTCGGCCATCCCCGGTCCTGCAGCATGCCGCCATGTGCGTGCTCACCCCGCTCATCGGCTACGTTGCCGACACGGTGGTCGCGTATGCGTCGGCTACCAGTGGTGGGGGCGACGGGCCCGCGCCATCGCTGGACGGTCTCAAGGAGGCTATCCGTGGCCTGGTGGGCTGGAGTAACGGCCTGCCCGAGGATATCAAGCCTCGCGGCTATGGCATCTTGCTGCCGACTctgggcctgctgctcgaccCGGCATCAGCTGAATCGTCAGCCGCACCGTCGGCATTGCACACGCTCGCAACCGGAacgcttcttgccctcgcgcaATCGTCCCCCAAGGCGTTCAAGGACGCGACGCAGGCCATGCctgagggcgagcgcgcacAGCTGGAGAAGGCGATTAGGGAAGCGATTGGCGGCAATGGGGCCAAGGCCTCGGCGCAGACAGCGCCAGAACGCAAGGGCATTGAGCTTAGGAGCTTTGGATAGAGGAGTGGATCTGATCTGTAgggtgtgggcgtgggccACGCGGTGGCCGTGTGAAGATAGAGCATGTGTGCATGAAAGATTAGAGCTGGTGCGGGCGGACCTTGCGAGCGAGATACGCGCGGAGCAGTGGGGCGACTCGCGtggcgcgaggagcacggTGGGGCCAAGAGGGCCGGCCGTCATGGGGACGGACGGATGATGACGCACGCGACGATTCGGGGGTGCTTGCTTGTTCGTGGAGCTGTGTGAGGTGGCTCCAACAACACGGGAGGTGGCAATCGcgcaccgacgagcagcgagcggagcACAAGCGGGTGATGTGATGTCACTGGGGCATCATCGGGCGTAGAGAGGCCACGGGCTGCACCGCTGTGCCATATCTCGCAGCAACATGCCAACTGGCTACATGAGAGAACAAGGAGCGTGTGCGGGGCCAAGAGTCTtggccgtgctgctgcggaggTCGCAGTTGAGTTATGGTTATtacggcggcgtggggggTGGGAGATGATGACATGGGCCGCTCAATGCCCGGTGGGCTTGGGCGTGAGGTTGCTTTCTTGCTCTTGCTGGTTGCCTCGGCCCGATCATGCCACACACATTACCTCGGTTGCTCGCTATCGCCGCTGCGCAGTGCACCGCCTCCACGGgccctcggctcggctgcTCTCGGcgagtgcgtgcgtgcgtgcgtgggaCATGTGCCCACGCGCACACTTGCTCTTGGCTTTGTCGGGGCCTCGCGGCATCGTCGGTAATCAGCAGCCTGACCTCAGCCGCTGGGACGCCACGGCCGTGAAGTTCGGATTTGATCCATCGTCCCACCTATCATGGGCGGCGCacgggcggggcgcggcgctgtccGCGCTCCAGCGCGTGGTTATCGTGCACAGACTGTGCTGCCTGTTGCCTGTCAGCGTcacgcacgacgccggcggctgcCGGTTGAAACTCCAAACTGGCAATAATTCGTGTTGCGCCCGTCCCTGGCAGCAGCTACTTTGCAATCGCGcggacaacgacgaggacgaggacgcgccgagccgctagccgcgcgcacgcacgcatgcCTTGACTGCCCACAGtgccgccacgcgcgccaaACGTACGCCCCATCTCGTCCCCTTCACCTATTTGCTCAGGCACGTCCACTGCGTCACTCCTTCCTGTGTTGTCCAACTACCTCTTGCAGCTGAAATGCGTCGAATGCAagtggccgtcgtcgtcgtggccaaGAGGTGCCGCCCGCCTAAATTAGGTGGATACAGGGGCCGGTGCGTCAGGAGCACAGGGAGGAGTTGGGtggtgcaggcaggcaagcatGGCGCCCGCCACGGCACTCACTCGCTCCTGTACCCCGGATTGGCGGGTCGATGCAGGACGCTGTTGGGCCAGGCCAGACCTGTACGGATTTCCGGGTCGCCTAGCCGTCGTGACCGTGCGGACGTGCACGAgcgcctgccgcgcgcgcgcgcgcggagaACCGCACGAGAAGGAAAGCCTCGGTCAGGAGCGAATCTCGATCCGGTATAACAAGCTGCAACCTGCCTGGTTGGTTGGTGCGGTACCGTGCGGTGGACGCACGCAGGTGGCTGCGTCACCGCCGGTGACCCAGCGCCATGTTTGCGGCTAGGCTAGCGAgtgggcgccgccgtcgtgcgtGCGCCCCGCCCCGGTGCGGAggggtgcggcgcgccgccagcaagccagccagccaatGCAGCAGCGTCCCGAGAGATGCGAGGACGAGCAGTgcagcgagcaggcgggcgagcgagcaagaaGCAAGCATCGTGCCAGCGCCTtccacctccctcccccccctcGGTACCTGTCATCTGTGATTATGGATATGTGTGAGTGCGTGTCATGGCCTTACGGCATGGTGTGATGCACTGTTGTTACCacgctgggtgggtgggctgtGGTGCTTGCGGGGTAAGAGGTCAGTCAGCAGAGTAAGGGCACCCGGGACGCAGGGTCGGGATGttgcggcagcagcggcggcagaggaCGGTCGGTCGGCAAAAAAAAAACCAAAGCAAAAAAGCAAAAAGTGAGGCAAAAAGGCAGCAAATGTGAAAGGGGGTACACTTCAAGGGGACTCAAAgggaggagagagagaggggaTAAACCTGAGACGAGGCATTGAGGAGTGGGACCTGAGAGCAAGCGAGGAgagctgctgcttgcttaacgcggcgtgcgtcgtcgccgtcgtcgcgcgcgtcggaTAACGGCGGGTCTGTCATTCGGCATTCGTCCAGTCGACGCAGGGCTCAGACTTTTTTTTTTCTCCTCGAGACCCTTTGCTCTGGCCGTGTGCCGTGCGTGGCGTCGAGTGGCGCGcatgggcaggcaggcaggcaacaGACTGACTGACAGTTGGCCCCTGGGatcagccagcccagccagtcGAGCGTAGCCGGCGGGCCGGTACCTGCTAACCCACACGGGCCCACACACACTACAcaacccacacccacaccacccatcCCACCCACCGCAACTCACAGCTATATAATCCCCCGTCACTCGCTCCCCCCAAACAGCCTTTCCTCTCATCCTCCTTTAACCTTCGTTTTCTGCGCTCCAGCTTGTCACCCAGCTAAAACCCAAAAACCCCACACATCACCACAATGAAGttcgctgccctcgccgccctcgccgtcgccgctgttgGTGTCAACGCCCAGGTGTGAGTGtttggtcgtcgtcgtgtgggCTGGTTGTTGTCCTCGACGAGAGAGCGACGAGTAGTccaaccccccccccccccccctccccttcaCAAAGTcactcgcctcggcgactcgccgcatcgccgcgcGCTTCGCACCGCCGGCGACCCAATCACCCAAACACTCGCTCTCGCTTGCACCAACCCCGTCGATGTCATTGCCGCCCCGCATTCAGCCCCTGAGATCCACTGCTAACCCTTACCCAGTGACCCCTCGACCATCAACCAGTGCATCGTCACCTGCATCACCAACGCCCTCCCCGGCCTTGGCTGCTCGGCCCTCACCGACGTTTCGTGCATCTGCGCCGCCACTggcctcaccgccgccgtcgccccctGCATTGCCTCGAACTGCCCCGACCAGGTCgcggccgccctcgccctccaggGCCAGCTCTGCTCGGgtgccagcggcagcggcggcagcgccgccccctcggcTACCGAGTCCGCCGCTCCTTCGGCTGACGCCTCGggcgcctccgcctccgtcTCGGAGGCCGTTGCCTctgcctcgacctcggtTTCGGAGGCCGtcgcctctgcctctgcctccgTCTcgggcgccgtcgcctccgcctctgcctcgcacgcctcggcttcgggtgcctcggcctcgcacTCCGCCTCCGCTTCGGGcgcttcggcctcgggcgcTTCGGCTTCGCActccgtctcgtcggctGTTGCCTCGCCTTCGGCCTCCAAGCCCTCGTCGGCTGGCCGCAACACCGTTGCCGGCggtgccctcgtcgccgctggtctcctcgccgccgccctcttcTAAGCGGGCCGACTTGGACTTCAGTAGTAGTCGGTCTAGTGTCGCTGCCTAATTCCATGTTCGTATTCTTGCAGTCGCGCACGACACTGTCCGCTACTCTCCACGATCATTCCAGTTTGATACAGACCCCACAATCACACATTCTAGTACAGCGTCGTACCAACGTCGTTCCTTGTTAGTATGATGCAGACGTAGCGCAGCAGTGGGCCCGCGGGGGAGGGCAGAGGGGCCAGCGAGAGAAAACGTGCACACAATGGAGATTGAGAGCGCCAAGATGTGCTGCGCATTGTGTGGGAACAAGGAAGAAGGCAGAGTTTACGCGGCGGGCAagtgggcgtgtgggcgggcggtgggtgcgtgggcgcggcgcggcggatCGATCTGATCTGgccgcgtcggtcggtcCCTCCGTTCTCGCGGCGTCACGCGTGCGGCAGTCAGTcagccgaggaggcggatATGCAAAGGAGctctcggcgcgggcgagcaaGTAGCAAGTAGCGACCGAGGAGAAGCAGCGCAGACAAGGCAGGCAGGAGTGGGTGCGGCGCCATGGCGGTTGCTTGGCAGGAAGAAGTGCACGCACGCGCATACGCGGGGGATCAGCGGTGTGGggaggtggtgtgggtggggtggggtgggggggcgtggggtggggtttgggtgggtgggtgggtgttggtTGGTGGGGGAGAGCACAGACGGTTTGTCTGCTCGATCTACCGTCATCCACAACAAACAACAACATAGGTATCACTTGCTTATCTTATCGAATCTATCTCCTGCATATCGCAGCCCGAGATGATGCAGCGATGGCGAAGCAAGCATAACTGACTCCCTGAGGAGGtgggggcgaggcgagggcgaggctaGCACAGCAGAAGCACAGCAGCGGGGGCctggcgccagccagccggcgtCGTTGGTTCCAGCTGGCCCAGCCTACTcggcaagcaagcacgcaagcacagcgccagcgccagcgccagcacaGCGGCAGCCGCACAACGCCAGGACGCCCGCGGCTGACCGAGACGAAGCGAGACACGGCGAGACGACTagcgcgcgcggccaccgcggccaccaccccgGCATGTAGCAGCTGTGCCATTGTGCCTTGTCGCCCGACCCAGCCCCGCCAGCCCCATTTGACGCGACATGTCGCCACACTCGCGACGGGCGTCGTGACCGCTTTTTATCCTACCCTTGTTGCCATGCCAGGCATGTTGCCGAGACAGCCGCATGGCTGGGGCAGGGATCTGGGGTGCTTGGGGTTGTGGGGGGCTGCGAGGGCTGCGCCTGCGCACAGTTCGCGCTGCGGCCTCTGCGCGTCGCCACCACACACCTCCGCTGGATTCTTACTCGGGCACGTCGACACGTCGGCACCTTAGGCACTGGCACTACTTCCCTAGCATCATCTTACAGTGTACAACAGGtcatgtgtgtgtgtgtgtgggttTGATCCTCGGCAGCCCTCCCTCGTCGGCAACGGCCCCGCGCCTAACTCATAAGCTCCTCctgctcgtcatcgtcgtcgcccagcacGCAAACGCTGCGGATCTCGCCGCCTGGCGTGTACACGACCGTCTCGTTGGCTGCGCCGCTCCCGACAtagtcgtcgacgagctggaggatATCCAGATGCGACACGGACCGCgtgcgtgtcgtcggcgtcgagggatAGCTTAGAGTTGGGGCACGCAGGCGACGGTGGCCACCAGATGGCGACGTGGGATGGAGGTGAGGCGAGCCAGCTGGCGAGGCGGCATCCGACTGCGGCGCCATGGACAAACTGGCCGTCGTCTGGCGTCTGCGCCGCATCGTGGCCAGCGGCGATGACcccgactgctgctgctgctgctgcgttggggacgagccgccgcccgacgcgctgcgcgtgtgCTGTGGCTGCGTCGTGTTGgcccggcgcaggcgcggaGCTGGCACATTGTTCGCGAGGAAGGGGTCGTGCTCGTGGTCCTGGTGGCTCGGCGAGAACGGGTACAGGTTCGTGTACGAGCGGTGTGCGCGTGCGGGCGACACGGTCGCGGGCAGACCCGACAGGTCGATGTGCTGCACTCCTGGTGTCCTCCGGCCTGTGTAGCTCGGCTGGCGCGAGTAGCTGGGCACACGCTGGAGCGTGTCCATGTCCAGCGTGGGGACGTGTGGTGTGCGCCTTGGGGTACGAGTACCCGGGGTACGGGGCAGCTGCTGGGGCACCGTCTCGGGCGACGGCACAGGTGGAGGTTCCGCACCCGACTCGGTAGACGCGGGCGCAGCGTCGGACGGGACCGTCGGTGTGGGCGAgttgtcctcgacgccctcggcgatcTCAGCCTCTGCCTGGCGCTGCTCCCACTCGATGCGGGGCAGCGTCTGGCGCACCCACCGGCCAATGCTGTTGATGGCAGCGTGGGTGGCCGGGAGCCACGTGAACATTTGGAAAACGTGCACCATGTCCTGGTAGAGCTCGTGCGTGACCTGGACGCCGGACATGGTCGCCTTGTGCGCCAACAACGTGACCTCGTCACGCAGCACTTCCGAGTCGCCACTCTGGATGAGCATTGGTGGCAGGTTGCTCAGATCGCCAAACAGTGGGGACGCGTATGGGTGTGTAATGTACCGCTCCACGCCATCGGGGCCGAGGTACGATCCCACGGGGTTGAGGTGGTCGTCTGGCGCGGGTCGCGGGAcgacgtccgagtcggcaTTGTCGTCCCACGAACCGCACGACATGGTGAGGTCGACCCAGGGGGACATGAGGACAAGGCCCGAAGGCAGCTGGTACCCGTTGTCGCGAAGGTACATGCACAGCGCGAGAGAGAGGCCGCCACCCGCGCTGTCGCCAGCGATGACAATACTCTCTGGTGGGATGgacagcggcggggcgaggaggcggaggtaGCCGTGAAGGACGTCGTGGAGCGGGAGAGGGAACGCCGCCTCGGGTGCCAGCCGGTACGTGATTGCAAACACGCGCGCGTTGCACGCCTTGCTCACGCCGACAGTCACAAGTCTGTGGGTGGCAGCATTGCCAACGTAGTATGCGCCGCCGTGGATGTAGTAgatgacgcgctcgcggcggcccgTCGgtgcggcctcctcgccctcgagctcgggctcgggggtCGAGCGGCCGTTGCTCGAGCCGTGTGCCTCGCCATTCCCGTTGCTACTCCCATTACCGTTGACGCTGTCCGAGTCCCGGCGGCGATGCGAGCGTGCCGTGACTGGCGAAGCGGGGTTGGAGCCGATTGCGCTCTCGCCGCTCCCGCGCAGACGCGATGGGCCGGGCAGCGACCTCCGCTTCATCTCGGCATGCCACTTTGCCCTCCGCTCCGACTTGAGGCGCTTCCACACGTCAATGCCGACGACCCActcgcccttgagctcgcgTGTGCCCGactcctcgaggtcgaggtctCTGTGTGCTGCGTCAGCCAAAGTGAAACGAAAAGACGCGCGCACGGCCACTCGTACgaccccacgccgccgtcattTTCGGGTTCTCGACAACAACGGACAACGACATGGGCGGCCCGAGCAGCATGCCAATGAGGCCGAAGAAGGCTCGCGGCAAAACCATGGCCAGACCGCTCCAAGATCGCCCGCCGCAGGGTGGTACCCACCTCAAGAAACCGCGGCAGGCGTCAGCCGCCTTTCTCTTCGGCACGAGGAACGTAATCGGCGTCACTaccgcgtcggccggcagAGGAATGAGATAGGTGATGGAGATGAGGCGGCGGATGAGGTTGAGGTCGGCAAAGTCGGTATAGTTGGCAACGTTGCGCATAAAGGACGTGATCTGTGGGGCGCATTAGCCGTTGTGGGGATGATCTCTCCAGCGGTCCGGGGCACGTTGTGTGCAGAAGACACGCCGCGAAGCTTCAGAGCAActgcggaggcggcggcggctggtcCACGTACAAAGGTCATGCGGTATCCCCAGCTCTTGCGCTGTGGTCCGAACAAAAAGTGCTTGAGCAGGCTCCAGAAGATGTACAGCCCCTTTGCGGCGATGAACTGGACGAACGCGATCCATGTCGGCAGCGTCCAGAGCAAGGGGGAAGCCGAGGTCGGTGgcgcctgccgctgcgcGACCTTGGGGTTGtgccgcgagctcgctggcagcggcgacggcgagcgcagcgggTGCGACGACGTGTACGACttgaggagggcggcgagcggcccGGGCTGGTGCGGGTTGTCGGCGTTGCGGAACGTCGTTGCGGAcattgtggtgggtggtgccgagtgtgatggaggaggacgggggaGGGGAGGTGGGCGTTCGGCGCGTTGCCGCTGTCACTGATGTTGTCGTCGATACAATGCAATGTCGTGTCCGTGTCgatgttgctgttgttgatggtcttgttgttgttgttactGCCGACGTGTCGGTTGATGACGAGGAGAGAGTGCAAGAgagagcgcgcggcgcgcgcgatgtCAATGCCCGGAGTGCTACCCGtggcccgtcgtcgctgtcgccctGTTTGTAATGACGACGGCTAGTCGACTTTTGTTTCTAACCGAACAGAGTCGTGTCTCACCGCCGCCTGGGACCTGACAGCGACAAACtctcgacgcggcggtggcggcaaAGGCGGCGCGACCGCACCTCTCTGCCCACCAATGTCATGAGCCACTAAGGGTCAGCCAAATGCATCATGACATTTCTATGCAGCACCTCTACCAGCTCTCTtctccaccacgcccactGTCAAACATCTCCGCAATGTACTCCGTCGCAGCCTCCGGCTCCAGGCTACCCGCTCCATCTGTGCTAATGCA encodes the following:
- the ARB_02741 gene encoding GPI-anchored CFEM domain protein, whose protein sequence is MKFAALAALAVAAVGVNAQVDPSTINQCIVTCITNALPGLGCSALTDVSCICAATGLTAAVAPCIASNCPDQVAAALALQGQLCSGASGSGGSAAPSATESAAPSADASGASASVSEAVASASTSVSEAVASASASVSGAVASASASHASASGASASHSASASGASASGASASHSVSSAVASPSASKPSSAGRNTVAGGALVAAGLLAAALF
- the est_3 gene encoding Esterase translates to MSATTFRNADNPHQPGPLAALLKSYTSSHPLRSPSPLPASSRHNPKVAQRQAPPTSASPLLWTLPTWIAFVQFIAAKGLYIFWSLLKHFLFGPQRKSWGYRMTFITSFMRNVANYTDFADLNLIRRLISITYLIPLPADAVVTPITFLVPKRKAADACRGFLRDLDLEESGTRELKGEWVVGIDVWKRLKSERRAKWHAEMKRRSLPGPSRLRGSGESAIGSNPASPVTARSHRRRDSDSVNGNGSSNGNGEAHGSSNGRSTPEPELEGEEAAPTGRRERVIYYIHGGAYYVGNAATHRLVTVGVSKACNARVFAITYRLAPEAAFPLPLHDVLHGYLRLLAPPLSIPPESIVIAGDSAGGGLSLALCMYLRDNGYQLPSGLVLMSPWVDLTMSCGSWDDNADSDVVPRPAPDDHLNPVGSYLGPDGVERYITHPYASPLFGDLSNLPPMLIQSGDSEVLRDEVTLLAHKATMSGVQVTHELYQDMVHVFQMFTWLPATHAAINSIGRWVRQTLPRIEWEQRQAEAEIAEGVEDNSPTPTVPSDAAPASTESGAEPPPVPSPETVPQQLPRTPGTRTPRRTPHVPTLDMDTLQRVPSYSRQPSYTGRRTPGVQHIDLSGLPATVSPARAHRSYTNLYPFSPSHQDHEHDPFLANNVPAPRLRRANTTQPQHTRSASGGGSSPTQQQQQQSGSSPLATMRRRRQTTASLSMAPQSDAASPAGSPHLHPTSPSGGHRRLRAPTLSYPSTPTTRTRSVSHLDILQLVDDYVGSGAANETVVYTPGGEIRSVCVLGDDDDEQEELMS